One window of Treponema denticola genomic DNA carries:
- a CDS encoding type II toxin-antitoxin system VapC family toxin, producing the protein MKVLLDTNIIVDFLSKRPVFFNEAEKIISKCRDGEIIGIVAVHTVSTLFYLLKKYVSPETLRDIFYNLFEIIEIGRADKNSVLEALKNTEFTDFEDGLQYQCALEEFVDCIITRNKKDFFSSKIPVYTPSEFLKSL; encoded by the coding sequence ATGAAAGTATTACTTGATACGAACATAATAGTCGATTTTCTATCAAAACGGCCCGTGTTTTTTAATGAGGCTGAAAAAATAATAAGTAAATGTAGAGATGGAGAAATAATAGGCATAGTGGCAGTTCATACAGTTTCTACTCTGTTTTATTTATTAAAAAAATATGTTTCACCGGAAACCTTGAGAGATATTTTTTATAATTTATTTGAAATTATTGAAATTGGAAGAGCCGATAAGAATTCCGTTTTGGAGGCCTTGAAAAATACGGAATTTACTGATTTTGAAGACGGATTGCAATATCAATGTGCCTTAGAAGAATTTGTTGACTGTATAATTACACGGAATAAAAAAGATTTTTTCTCTTCAAAAATACCGGTTTATACACCTTCCGAGTTTTTAAAGAGCTTATAA